In a single window of the Serratia quinivorans genome:
- a CDS encoding DinB family: protein MSVVTNNSLLSETVVQTAPTTSALNTLKMLVRYKAWADALTFSNVRSLPEGEALKPRPTRFGNMVHTLNHTYVVDDIFRHHLQGKKHGYTARNTEHTPELETLWQAVQEMDRWYIDLVDTWSNEDLTKVVHFEFVGGGEGVMTQEQILLHLVNHATYHRGFVGDLMYQVPFTPPSNDLPVFIRDHFNPAR, encoded by the coding sequence ATGTCAGTGGTTACGAATAACTCGCTTCTCAGTGAAACGGTCGTTCAGACTGCGCCGACGACCTCGGCCCTCAACACATTGAAAATGCTGGTGCGTTACAAAGCCTGGGCGGATGCATTGACGTTCAGCAACGTCAGATCCTTGCCGGAGGGCGAAGCCCTGAAACCGCGCCCGACGCGGTTTGGCAATATGGTGCATACGCTAAACCATACGTACGTGGTGGACGATATCTTCAGACACCATCTGCAGGGGAAAAAGCACGGCTATACCGCGCGCAATACCGAGCATACGCCGGAGCTGGAAACGTTGTGGCAAGCGGTGCAGGAAATGGACCGCTGGTATATCGATCTGGTGGATACCTGGTCAAACGAGGATCTGACGAAAGTCGTTCATTTCGAATTTGTCGGTGGGGGTGAAGGCGTGATGACGCAGGAGCAAATCCTATTGCACCTGGTGAATCACGCCACCTATCACCGGGGCTTTGTCGGCGACCTGATGTACCAGGTGCCCTTTACGCCGCCGTCAAACGACTTGCCGGTGTTTATCAGGGATCATTTCAACCCGGCCCGTTAA
- the btr_2 gene encoding Bacillibactin transport regulator translates to MHKHDRLAAFLRAFDLKVRVLSCPTDHANLYVAAREVGEGASHIRFNVAGGPPPEGEFAVIVSAGVDFSGELNPLVGTLPDRMDFLLADTPALQGVADLFIGEAQSPRCGTVSVQDRLCEVIIVLVIRRAIAAGAVKAGMLAGLAHPALHRSLVAMHDEPACKWSVERLAQTAGMSRSHFIERFGTVVGETPGAYLTAWRLTLGRKALMSGRSVKQVAYQVGFGSVEAFSRAFSAKYGVPPSSVKKGMGLQ, encoded by the coding sequence ATGCACAAGCATGACCGGCTGGCCGCCTTTCTCAGGGCCTTTGATCTGAAAGTCAGGGTGCTTTCCTGCCCGACAGACCATGCCAACCTCTACGTCGCTGCGCGTGAGGTGGGTGAAGGGGCATCACATATCCGTTTTAACGTAGCAGGCGGGCCGCCGCCGGAAGGTGAGTTTGCGGTCATCGTCAGCGCCGGCGTCGATTTTTCCGGCGAGCTGAACCCGCTGGTCGGTACCTTGCCCGACAGAATGGATTTCTTGCTGGCGGACACGCCGGCGCTGCAGGGCGTTGCCGATTTGTTTATTGGCGAAGCGCAATCCCCCCGTTGTGGAACGGTGTCGGTGCAGGATCGGTTGTGCGAAGTCATCATTGTGCTGGTCATCCGGCGCGCTATTGCCGCCGGTGCGGTGAAAGCCGGCATGTTGGCCGGGTTGGCCCATCCCGCCCTTCACCGTAGCCTGGTTGCCATGCACGACGAGCCGGCCTGCAAATGGTCGGTTGAAAGGCTGGCGCAGACCGCCGGCATGTCGCGCAGCCATTTTATCGAGCGATTCGGGACGGTTGTGGGGGAAACGCCGGGCGCTTATCTCACGGCATGGCGTTTAACGCTGGGCAGAAAAGCGCTGATGTCGGGGCGAAGCGTCAAGCAGGTGGCCTATCAGGTTGGGTTTGGCAGCGTGGAGGCGTTTTCGCGGGCATTTTCCGCCAAATATGGCGTGCCCCCGAGCTCAGTGAAAAAGGGGATGGGATTGCAGTGA
- a CDS encoding BetR domain: MDNNHQKFDSQSIANRVRELFVHYGIGKRQHAKELSRILDLSFSHAHRKLKGQSPWTLEQINNVAAALGETPAAIVDTGPENVISAQTMVRDAIFYVGGVELGCVAYIGHELVGGRSSEYVALQQAGQWCLYRADDAPLGQRFCVELIELRSAAVEDERLSIAVLDDSHQAADELTKYLNSRGFHAVAFYDVSSFNLALQQSLFDGYVVDWLIGQETADQCIAAIRASDNPDAPVLVLTGQLGTDQRESEIARAMRDYDVLGPYEKPVRLHVIEAALLRCFNL, from the coding sequence ATGGATAACAATCACCAGAAATTCGATTCACAGTCGATAGCAAACCGGGTCAGGGAACTGTTTGTACATTATGGGATTGGTAAGCGTCAGCATGCCAAAGAGCTCAGCCGCATTCTGGATCTGAGTTTTTCGCATGCGCATCGTAAGCTGAAGGGGCAAAGTCCCTGGACTCTGGAGCAAATTAACAACGTCGCTGCGGCATTAGGGGAAACGCCCGCCGCGATCGTGGACACCGGCCCTGAAAATGTCATCTCTGCGCAAACTATGGTGCGAGATGCCATCTTTTACGTGGGGGGTGTGGAACTGGGTTGTGTGGCTTATATCGGCCATGAGCTGGTTGGCGGACGTTCGTCGGAATATGTCGCGTTGCAGCAGGCGGGGCAATGGTGTCTTTATCGTGCGGATGATGCGCCGCTGGGGCAGCGTTTTTGCGTGGAGCTGATCGAGCTTCGCTCAGCCGCCGTCGAAGATGAGCGCCTGAGCATTGCGGTACTTGATGATTCACATCAGGCGGCCGATGAGCTGACCAAATACCTAAACAGCCGCGGTTTTCATGCGGTGGCATTTTATGATGTCAGCAGTTTTAACCTGGCGTTGCAGCAGAGCCTGTTCGATGGTTATGTGGTCGACTGGTTGATTGGTCAGGAAACGGCAGATCAATGTATTGCAGCCATCCGCGCCTCGGATAACCCGGATGCGCCGGTTCTGGTTCTCACCGGCCAGTTAGGGACCGATCAGCGCGAATCTGAAATCGCCAGGGCGATGCGCGACTATGACGTACTGGGCCCTTATGAAAAGCCAGTACGGCTCCATGTGATTGAAGCCGCACTGTTGCGCTGTTTTAATCTCTAG
- the shlB_1 gene encoding Hemolysin transporter protein shlB precursor — MKKNILLLLSLLQAEGTHAGNLLSTLEQQTVSQENKERNIQNKLQPGAPTVFTQQSDTRQEALFYPQENPCLMIRKVQIESGEMRPIPAIRQLAKSAEHQCLGATGISNLQKAIQNQLIGEGLITSRAAVTAYHAKEETLTLSLIYGRVNSIKLSDDSSGHFNLASVFPLKAGDILNIRNVEQGLENINTLPGTLSDIRIAPSQTPGESKIEVLRKQEKYWQLASWVDNSGTKATGRNQGGAALFLNNLTSLNDTLYASHSQNIEISDTRGNSSHAISYSLPYGFWSVDLFAGKSQYHQSIPGYAVDYQYKGQSESLSLQIGRTVSRGARYKTTLNAQLLERDYHYFINDTEIDLQRKRLTNIKIGAKHLHYIDDARVSLSLDILKNMRWFQTNHLDGAYNLSSHIIKAEASVFNPFMLSNLSMDYRGGLTLQLTNYDLPIQDKLGIGSRNTVRGFDGELNLFGNKGIYWQNTMAWNLSSVPLQPYVGSDYGYVMQSENAVGHKLAGGIAGVRIEKWNTSLDTFVGTPLYKPHGFATSSMNIGFSLIWRY; from the coding sequence ATGAAAAAAAATATCCTATTACTGCTGAGTCTATTGCAAGCAGAGGGCACCCATGCCGGTAATCTGTTATCCACATTGGAACAACAGACTGTCAGCCAGGAAAATAAAGAGCGGAATATTCAGAACAAGCTGCAGCCTGGCGCTCCCACCGTATTCACCCAACAGAGCGACACGCGCCAAGAGGCGCTCTTCTACCCGCAGGAGAACCCTTGCCTGATGATCCGTAAGGTGCAAATTGAAAGTGGTGAAATGCGCCCAATCCCCGCCATTAGGCAATTGGCCAAGAGCGCCGAACACCAGTGTCTGGGCGCAACGGGAATAAGCAATCTGCAGAAGGCCATACAAAATCAGTTGATCGGCGAAGGGCTGATCACTTCACGTGCAGCGGTGACCGCCTATCATGCCAAAGAAGAGACTCTCACTCTTTCTCTGATTTATGGCCGCGTCAACAGCATCAAGCTGAGTGACGACAGCAGCGGGCATTTCAATCTGGCCAGCGTTTTTCCGCTTAAAGCCGGCGACATACTCAATATCCGCAACGTTGAACAAGGGTTGGAAAACATCAACACCCTTCCCGGCACGCTGTCTGACATCCGTATTGCCCCCAGCCAAACGCCGGGAGAAAGTAAAATTGAAGTGCTGCGCAAACAAGAGAAATATTGGCAGTTAGCGTCCTGGGTCGATAACTCTGGCACCAAAGCCACTGGCCGCAATCAGGGTGGTGCCGCGCTTTTCCTCAACAATCTGACCTCGCTTAACGATACCCTTTACGCATCGCACTCCCAGAATATTGAGATATCTGACACTCGCGGCAACAGTTCACACGCAATATCCTACTCCCTTCCCTATGGGTTCTGGTCAGTAGACCTGTTTGCGGGTAAGAGTCAATATCATCAGAGTATTCCCGGCTATGCTGTTGACTACCAATATAAGGGGCAATCAGAAAGCCTCAGCCTGCAAATTGGCCGAACGGTATCACGCGGTGCTCGGTACAAAACCACGCTCAATGCGCAATTATTGGAGCGGGATTATCATTATTTTATTAATGACACGGAAATAGACCTTCAGCGTAAACGCTTAACCAATATAAAAATTGGCGCCAAACACTTGCACTACATCGATGATGCAAGGGTTTCGTTATCGCTGGATATTTTGAAAAATATGCGATGGTTCCAGACCAATCATCTCGATGGCGCCTATAACTTAAGCAGCCACATTATTAAAGCCGAAGCCAGCGTATTTAATCCTTTCATGCTATCCAACCTTTCCATGGATTATAGGGGCGGATTAACGCTGCAACTCACCAACTATGACTTGCCTATACAGGACAAGTTAGGCATTGGGAGCCGTAATACCGTGAGAGGATTTGATGGCGAACTTAACTTGTTCGGCAACAAAGGCATCTACTGGCAAAATACGATGGCCTGGAACTTAAGTTCAGTTCCGCTACAGCCCTATGTTGGCAGCGATTATGGCTATGTTATGCAGAGCGAGAACGCTGTTGGGCATAAGCTGGCAGGCGGTATCGCAGGCGTAAGAATTGAAAAATGGAATACCAGCCTCGATACCTTTGTCGGTACCCCCCTCTATAAACCCCACGGCTTCGCTACCAGCTCGATGAATATCGGTTTTTCACTGATATGGCGATATTAA
- a CDS encoding Oxidoreductase molybdopterin binding domain, with amino-acid sequence MLFTFFKNVMWAFFALVIVQSSALSFTLEVTGNIENTTDPAKKSYLFTDKQLLAMPVSSITTSTSWTPQRKFEGVAVADILARVGAKGSTLTFYALNDYYIDVPLSDVEKYNMILAYKMDGEMLKIRNFGPLFLVYPRDAAGPELNSPLYNSRFIWQVDRIVIK; translated from the coding sequence ATGCTGTTCACTTTTTTTAAAAACGTCATGTGGGCATTTTTTGCGCTGGTCATCGTTCAATCCAGCGCGCTAAGTTTCACTCTGGAAGTGACAGGCAATATCGAAAACACCACCGATCCGGCAAAAAAAAGTTATCTGTTTACCGATAAACAACTGTTAGCGATGCCGGTGAGCAGCATCACCACCTCAACCTCCTGGACGCCGCAAAGAAAGTTCGAAGGGGTTGCCGTGGCGGACATTTTGGCGCGTGTGGGGGCCAAGGGCAGCACTCTGACGTTTTACGCGCTGAATGATTATTACATCGACGTGCCGCTGTCCGACGTCGAGAAATACAATATGATTTTGGCTTACAAGATGGACGGCGAAATGCTGAAGATCAGAAACTTCGGCCCGCTGTTTTTGGTTTATCCCAGGGATGCCGCAGGGCCTGAGTTGAATTCCCCGCTCTACAACTCACGCTTTATCTGGCAAGTGGACAGGATTGTGATCAAATGA
- the luxQ gene encoding Autoinducer 2 sensor kinase/phosphatase luxQ → MSAIDVLVNTKVSAEHADTFQRLETAAQQIESQMKDLTDYAHLDSGMMELRIAPFDVQRLVEETANEINTLSQKDQVTLLCEVECGHLQIHSDPLRIRQIIVNLLTNAFKYTESGTITLYSSLRRQPNGNALIIEVTDTGIGIEKEMLDQIFQPFTQLDQSHTRQYGGVGMGLAIVHGLVTLLDGSITVYSEPKKGSTFIVSIPVEVSNEERLDEIPHHHQGLLQKQRHILVVDDNKSVSDAFAALLDKLGYQHELCNSSERALQKLLRRPYDALLLDLQMPGIDGAALAKQLRSQRGPNRGIPIVGISAYTPEQLSAEQRALFDNYLMKPVRLDALSSALASLLAARD, encoded by the coding sequence ATGTCTGCCATTGATGTGCTGGTGAATACCAAGGTGTCGGCCGAACATGCGGACACCTTCCAACGTCTGGAAACTGCTGCGCAGCAAATTGAAAGCCAGATGAAAGATCTGACCGATTACGCGCACCTGGACAGCGGAATGATGGAGCTGCGCATCGCCCCCTTCGACGTCCAGCGACTGGTCGAGGAAACGGCTAATGAAATCAATACGCTGAGTCAGAAAGATCAGGTGACGCTGTTGTGTGAAGTGGAGTGCGGTCATCTGCAGATACATTCCGATCCACTGCGCATCAGGCAAATTATCGTCAACCTGCTGACCAACGCGTTCAAATATACCGAAAGCGGCACCATCACGCTGTATAGCAGCCTGCGGCGCCAGCCTAACGGCAATGCATTGATTATTGAGGTCACGGATACCGGTATCGGTATCGAAAAGGAGATGCTCGACCAGATATTCCAGCCCTTCACCCAGCTCGATCAGTCGCATACCCGGCAGTATGGCGGCGTCGGCATGGGGCTGGCGATTGTACACGGACTGGTCACGCTGCTCGACGGCAGCATTACCGTCTACAGTGAGCCCAAAAAAGGCAGCACCTTCATCGTCAGTATTCCGGTTGAAGTCAGCAACGAAGAACGGCTCGACGAAATACCTCACCACCACCAGGGCCTGCTGCAAAAACAGCGGCATATTTTGGTGGTTGATGACAACAAATCGGTGAGTGACGCCTTCGCGGCGCTGCTGGACAAGCTCGGCTATCAACATGAACTGTGCAATTCGTCGGAACGGGCGCTGCAAAAGCTGCTCCGTCGCCCTTATGACGCATTACTGCTGGATCTGCAAATGCCCGGCATTGACGGTGCCGCGCTGGCTAAACAATTACGCAGCCAACGTGGCCCCAACCGTGGTATTCCGATCGTGGGCATTAGCGCTTACACCCCGGAACAACTGTCTGCCGAACAGCGGGCGCTGTTCGACAATTACCTGATGAAGCCGGTCAGGCTGGACGCGTTGTCTTCCGCACTGGCTTCACTGCTGGCCGCTAGAGATTAA